AACATCGCCGAAAAGTCTCGCAGCGCGTCGGGTTCGAAGCTCGCAAGCTCTGTTTGCTCTTTTATTCACGCGATCTCTTGAGCACAAAAAAAACGCTCCGCTCCTCCCACCTGCGCCGGCCAATCTTCATCTCAAGTCTAGCACAGTGAGACGAGCGCGACACCCACTCGACCTGCGCTTAAACCCctctcaagcaaaaaaaaaaagcctaGCGAAAACGCCACTCGCATGCCTCCCAATGCGCTCAAATACATCTAACATACCGTTCTGAGTACGTATGTCCTGTCCAGATACGCGCTCACCTATAAAATTGATTCCGGGCATGATGAACAACAGAGAACCaacagactgaccaagaaaacaagatgtggtaaaaaaataacaaaaaaattaattcgaTTCATTCTTCTAGGACAAAGGTCAAAAAGAGACATTCcgaaaaatcaaaaaaaaaaagtcttaataCTTAAAGACACATCTTCTCTTGTCTGACGAATTCGACCTAACCCAATGTAGGCGTACTTTTCTCGTCTAAATCAAATCGAaatctgaaaaattattttactcAAAAGCCACGTGGACCACAAAAGCCAATTTTTTTCTAGATCTATATATCTGAAATATGCCGGCCTTTTTACTTAATCAAAAAATATTCTTAGTTTTGAGCTCTCATATACTCCAAATTATAGGGttcctcttgttttttttttccaaaatttatagatcaaaaaaaaaaaaaaacaagattcagCTATTTTAAAGCATCATCTTGTATTGTAATCGCCGTTAGATTGGCTATCTAATTGCGTCTCTCGTACGTCTCAAACCCCTCTTTTTTTTCGCTATGATTCTTCAGTGTTCTTTCCAAAGCACTTCAAAAATGAAGAAATCTGAATCGCTGCTGCCAAAATACCTTAAGTCCTCTGCATCTGCGACTTTCAGAGCCAGGCCCTCCAAACAAGGGTAACCCCATTGCCTATCGACCCGCAGGGCTGGGTTCTCTTTTTTTATACATCCACTAACAATAATTACACAATATACTGGTCTCTGCTCTTTTGCTGCGCACGCGCTTTCATCTTCATTCTTTCAGGGCTAGCGAACACGATGGTCAAGTTTATGAAACCCGGAAGAGTCCTCCTTCTAGTCCGAGGCCGACACGCCGGAAAGAAGGCCGTCATCATCCAGACCTTCGATGAGGGATCTGCCAAACGTCATTATCCTCATGCTATTGTCATTGGAATCGACAGACCACCTCGCCAAATCAAGAAGTCAATGCCCGACAAAAAATTAATAAGACGTTCGCGCGTCGTTCCGTTCATCAAGTATGTCAACTACAGACATTTGATGCCCACAAGGTATGTCCTTCTTTCTCGTCTACGAATCAGCAGCACGTTGCTTTTCCTACAGTTAGAAGCTGCGTCCATTTTCACTATAACTTATTTTTTTCGACCTGCCACACATTTTGTAGGTACAACATCGACGTGTCCGACATTTTGAAGGTTGTCAACCCTCAAACCATCGCACTCGGACGTCGCACTCGAACCAAGGCACGCATCAGATCAATCCTGCAAAAGCGCTATTACTCAGGACAGAGCCCTTGGCTATTTACGCGCTTTCGATTCTAAAACTTTGTGCATTACTCTGTTTTCCGTACAATATCCGTAATAAAATGCCGAATGAGGGTTCATGACTTTATTAGATCACATACGTCATTTGAAAGGGGCCGATTACAAAAACGATGCGGCTCTCTCTCAcagggaaagaggacgtgttgccgcAATCAACACAAGGGGAAATCAAGTGCTTTTCGATTTCTATAGTGAATTTTGAGTTTTGTAGAAGCCGTTGTATTTAGAAGTGCCAAACATCCGAATGAAGATGAGTTGACAGAGTTTGGTGCCTGGAATCAGTTCTAGTACGTGATTACTAGCATTGTATATTTCCAGCACCTGCCGATTGTTAATTCCTGGATTGATAAATCCGGCTGTTATGTGAATCAGAAGCCCTAGACGAGCGAATCGAGAGCGTCCCTCTTTTGACACGTTGTAGTGtgattttttttaagtttaattAAAGTATCAAAGAGCGTACCGAGCAAGCCGCATATCTTGTCGGAGAGAGCAACTCTTTCTAAAGTGATGCCGAGACACATTTTGCCTGGGGGGAGGAGGTAGGTTTCACCCTCTGGTATAACGGTTTTAACGGTGATGTCTTCATAGCTGGTTCTCTCGGTGACTTTGAGAGGTTGAGCGCAGGGGATGAAGGAGCGGAACTCGTTGCTGAGAGTCAGGTCAATACTGATCGACGGAGAGGGGTTAAGGGAGAGGACAGGGTGGCAGATTTGACATCGAATCTGTACCTTGCAGCACCGACAGAATCGGGGTCGTATGGCTGTATAATGATTTCTCTGTTTGTGTGACACATTCAGGAATCGGGGAAAAAAGTGAGCTATTTAGACAGGTGGAGGAGGGAGTGGTTGGCGAGCGCGTTGAGATGGGAGGAGAGGGCGTAAGTGTCTAAAGGGGTGATAACGTACCCTGATTCGATGGCATTTTGAATTTCGCGGCGAGACAAGATAGCTCCTGTAGACTCGAGGGACATGGGTGCACCAAGAGTAAGGGGAGAAATGCGGAAAGGGTGGGACAAAAAAAAGTGGCAGGACAAGTAACAGAGGAATTGACAAAGGAAGGGGGAGAGAAAGGAGACGCAGTGGGATGTGTATGGCATACGTATACagttttttttgcttttttgtggTTGCTGGTGGCAGGATTCAGAACGTGATACCGTTTAGTCTGATGGATATGGGAGGAGATCCGTCTGGTCGAATACGTTGCGCGAGTTTGCGCCCTGCGTCCCAGGTGCCGCCTTGCAGGATTTTTGACATAGGGAGTTCTGATTCGGACATGTTTAGATTTTTGCGAATATGAGGAGCGATGAGATCTACGAGAGCGATGGTGAGGGACCGCCATTCTATGACAAGTTCGGCGCCGACGTCGTATTCGTAGTCTGAGTCCGaggggtttttaagggagaggacGCCCGAGTCGAAGAACAGTCCGCCATTTCTGTACTCGGCAAGAGCGGTGAGGGCATCCAGATCCGATATGGATATGCCCAAGGACGTAAGGGGTTCGTAGAGTGAATAGCAGACCCATTGCGTGATCTTGTGGAAGGGGACAAGGTCGCTTCCTGGTACGCCTGGAACTTTGAGGAGTTGGTACTGCCATACGTCGCCTTGTTTGATTTTGGGAGTGTTTGTGGGCCAAACGGAGGAGAACGTTCTGACCAACGTGCCGAACAGAGTGTACATGGACAACGGTTGGCTAGAGTGGTCGTGACGAGTTTCTCTTAGAGCCCAGTCGACAAGGTTTCCTGGTCGAATGACTTCGTATCCAAACACGTGAGGATTTAGAGCTAGACTTTCAGCGAATTTTTGAAGAACCTTGTATCGAGCATCTATCGATGCCAGAGGGTTGGTTATGCTGTGTTGGAGGGCATGTTTAAAGTCGCTGAATGTCAGTTTAAGAATGCCGAGTGTATTGACGCGATGGGGTGACGCCGGATCACTGGAGAACATGCCGGCCTCGAACATGTCTAGCGTAGCCTTGGCGAGCCCTTCGGACCTCGTGAGAGTTCTGTTATCTTTGTCGAGGTATTTCCACTTCGTGCCTGTGCCTGCATCGAGGAGTACAGAGATGACAGCTAGATCGACCAGTCGTCTCACCTTTTCTTTATCGCTGCATTTCCAGTTCTTCTTCAGATCTTCTATAGAGGTTACCTGTTCGAAGTGCCTCCATCGAGAGTGGTGCGGTATATTTCCAGAGGGATAGTTCGTCCGAATTACCTCGGTCACGAAGTCGATCGTCCATTCTAGCTTTTCCAAGTGAAGGGAGAAGtatttggttttgttttgtttcgccAATTCGTACACTTTTTTTGACGCTGCGCGAACATTGTTCAAATCCATGATTTGTTCATACACTTGCTCGGTCAGCTTGCTGTTAGACGCGTACCCCGATGCGATTTTGGCCGTAATTTCCGTCATCGCACCGCTCGGCACATAGTCCTCCGGGAGTGACACTCTCTCCATTACCTCGATTCCGGCCCCTATAATTGCCTCGAACTTGTCGCTGGACATGCTCAACAGTTTGTCGATTCGACTGATCCCCAGCCACAGAATCACGTCTGGCATCAGCTCTTGCATTCTCGCGTCCTGAATTCCCGCGATGCTCTCCGTTTGCTTGAAATACATTTCCGGCCTATCGCCGCCCTCTTGGTTCTGTCTCGCGTTATATACGCGGTATTTGATCACTTCTCCGAGTGATCTGCCTTCCTTCCGGAAGTAAATGATCACGCCTATCCCGCCGCGTTGAGCGCATTCGATCGCGCCTTGCATCGCGTAGATCAAATAGGGCCTGCAGGTACACATGTCGCTTCCAAACGTGTCCGAAGAGTTGCACTCGTCGTGCACCCTCAGCGCGACCTCCGTCCTCGCGTTCCCCAGCCTTTCTATGTCTCCGAACAAATACACGGTCACCCCTTCGGTGGGGGGCAAGTAGGCTCTCAGCTCCTCTTTCTTCAGCGTTTCGTCTCCCGTATACTTGTACAGCGCTTCTCTCAGCTTCTTCTCCTCGACGCCTAATCGACGACTTATTCCCGGCAGATTCCACACATAGTCGATCGCTATTTTCGTCGTCTTCACGCTCCCGTCCTGCAAGACGACGTTCCCGTCTAGAGGTTTTGGCAACGGCGCTCGCCGCGCTTTGTGTGTCAGAAAGAGACAAGTTCTTCCCCCTCGCGGTCGGtaactctcttatcgtctcatacACGTACCCTTTTCTACGATGAAAGGTGCAAGTTCGAATTCTGGGATGTGCAGCAGCGCCGTCGTTGACGAGATCGTTGGCCGCTTCGCCACCAGGCCCCACGGGTCTATGGTGACAATTCTCTCCCAGTGCCTCGACACCACGGAGTTGGACAGCAGTCTCATGAGGGCGGGGTCGATGCGCTCATCTGCGGAGCGTCTGGTGCGAAAGGAGGTCAGGTCCTGTTTGAACTTGAGCTCGCACAGCGCGTGGTAGACAGAGTGAGGTCGAGTTAAAGGAAAATAGGCGCGGGGTGGAGAGGACGCCCCGGGCGAGGCGAGCTCGGCCGAGGACGCGCCGCGCGGCGCCGTCAAAAAGGAGGCAGTTGGCGTAACATTTGCAACAAAAAGGATATATAGCTACCGCCGAAGTGACCGCAGTATTGGCCTCTCTCGAGATCCGCGTGGAGATGGGGGGAAGCATATCGCGTGTCGTAGTAGGATTCCATTGTGTGGGACTGGTTCAAGTGGTATGGATGTGGGTAGAAGGGAGAGTGAGTATGACATGTGTCAAAGTGATAGGTGACGGGGCCGCGAATGCGCGGGCGCGGACGAGTGGAGCGGTTTCGGAGGCGAGCGGCGGTGGAGTACGACCGAGCGCTTAAAATGCGCGTAGTTTTGGTTGGTGGGGAGGGAGAGAAAAGGGGGATCGAGGCGGAAAAGAGGTAGTGGgtgcgaaatttttttttttagagaggggCATTTTTTAAATAAGAATTGTGGCAAATCGGGATCTGAGATCGTGGCTGTAAGGCATTCAAGCAACTGGGGCCGTCATTTGAGGATTTGGAATTGATGTCAGGTATGGAAAAATACTTTTTAGACGCACGGTAGCCCTGAGAGCGCGGATAGGGGGGGAGACTAACGCTTGTTTGGCGAGGAGCCAGAGAGAGGTCGAGGTGATCGAAGAGGCGGGATGAGCCGCGGAGGGAGAGGAGGAGCGGTTCGAGGTAACAGAGGGGGGATGGGTGGCcgagggggcagagggggaggaggagacagaaggAAGGGCCGAGAAGGAAACAACAATCGTCAAGCTAAGAAGAAAGGTGGATCTAAGGTAATTATCGAAGCGCATCGTCACCGCGGCGTGTTTATTGCGAGAGGAAAAGAGGACATGTTGGTTACACTGAACATGGTGGTGGGAAATACGGTATATGGAGAGAAGAAGGTGGTTGTAGAAGGAAGTAGTCCGGAGGAGAAGAAGGAGTACCGTCAGTGGAATCCGTTTCGTTCTAAATTAGCGGCATGTATTTTACGTGGGATTAGAGATATTTACATGGGTCCTGGTTCCAAGGTTCTATATTTAGGGGCGGCGTCAGGCACGACTGTTTCTCACGTTTCGGACATCGTTGGTCCGACAGGGGCAGTTTATGCGGTGGAAATGGCGCACAGGCCAGGGAGGGAGTTGATAGAGGTGGCGAAGATTCGCACGAACATTGTTCCGATTATCGAGGATGCGCGGTACCCCGCCAAATATCGTATGATTGTTCCGATGGTGGACGTGTTGTTTGCGGACGTTGCTCAACGTGCACAGGCGCAAATTTTTTCAATTAACGCGTCTAACTTTCTCAAGAATGACGGGCACTTCGTAATTTCCATCAAGGCGAGTTGCATCGACTCGACGGTCGCTCCTAGCACCGTTTTCAGCAAGGTTCGTGACGAGCTGATCGAAAATCAGTTCAAGCCGATTGAGCAGATATCTCTCGAGCCCTACGAACGCGACCATGCGGTTGTCACTGGGGTCTATCGCCCCAGCAAGAAGGAAAAGGCACCAGAGTGACGGCGCCCCGAGGCGGCCCCCCGGAGGCGCCCAATCGTATATCGGACCCAGGTAGTCCAGACGAAGCGGTTCTCGAAAGGCGACAATTTTCTTGCAGGAGAAATGTAAAACGATTCGTACCTCTCACGCGCAAcggggcctctttttttttttttgcgtgcagGGACTTGTTGGCGCGGCATGCCAGCGACACACAAGGGCGGTCGTGTGTGCGGGGAGTTCATTGGCGCGGCTTGCCGACGACACACAAGGGGGTGGTCGTGTGCGCGAGGAGTTCGCTGGCGCGGCCTGTCAGAGCGGTACACAAGGGCGGTCGTGTGTGCGGGGAGTTTATTGGCGCGGCTTGCCAACGGTGCACAGGGGCGGTCGTGTGCGCGGGGAAGTCGTTGGCGCGGCCCGTTAGAGCGGCACACAAGGGCGGTCGTGTGTGCGGGGGGTTTATTGGCGCGGCTCGCCAACGATACGCAGGGCCGGTTGCGTGCGCAGGGAGCTTGTTGGCGCGGCCCGTCAGAGCGATACACAAGGCCGGCCGTGTGTGCGGCGCTACGGCGATCTAGGAAGCGACATCGGTCGATCTCAGCGTTCGGAGGATGTAGTGAGCCTGTTCGGCGGACTGGCAGGGCACGCGCTGGAATGGCCTGTAAAGCGAGGGATCCACCTGTGAGGAGTCCGACAAGAAGAAGAAGGCGATGTCAGGGTCCGCGTGGACCACGTCTATGCAGGAGTCTATGCTGGCGTGCCACTGAAGGCGCTGCGCCTGGAAGAAAAAAATGGAGTCGTGGGTGAGGAGCAGGAGGGTGTCGGGAAAGACCCAGTAATGAAAGAGGTACGAATGGAACTTCAGACTTGGGTGACCGAGCTGAGTGATCAGCATCTGTCCGTAGGAAAGTCGCAGGTCGTAGGGACGCAGGGTCGAGTCTGGGAGGACGTATCTTGGGGGCCGAAGCGGGGGCAAAGAAAATTTGGATGAAAAGAGCCTCCCTATTTTGAGGTAGTTGAAGAGCAAATTGGAGATGTTGTTTACGGCCTCTGCCTTGTAGTGGTTGAATGTGAGGATCGAGAGGTCTTGGAATGAGCAAGAGAGCTCTGACAGGTGAAGAGAGTGCAATTTGACGGTCGTTTGGCTGAGATCTGAAATGCTCAGGAGCGGGTCGGTGAGCTCCTTGACGTAGACCTCTATCGGGGACGTTGCGTCGGCAACGGACGGCCCCTTGCAGAAAGATAGGTTTACTTTCAAGTCTGGGAAGGCGACGTCACAAAAAGTACGACGCTGTTTTTTGAAGATGGCTTAGAGATGGAAGCATTGATTCGCGTCCACACGGGTCGTAAGACCTATAAATGACTCCCGAGAACCTCGATAGGCTCTCGTCCAGCGCCTTCGCCAGGAGCAGGACGAAGTGCTGGTCTAAGTGAAGTTCGATTTTTTCGACACTCAGCTCGACTTTTTTGACAAGTGTCATGT
The DNA window shown above is from Schistocerca gregaria isolate iqSchGreg1 unplaced genomic scaffold, iqSchGreg1.2 ptg000473l, whole genome shotgun sequence and carries:
- the LOC126313325 gene encoding dCTP deaminase, dUMP-forming-like, giving the protein MSLESTGAILSRREIQNAIESGEIIIQPYDPDSVGAASIDLTLSNEFRSFIPCAQPLKVTERTSYEDITVKTVIPEGETYLLPPGKMCLGITLERVALSDKICGLLEGRSRFARLGLLIHITAGFINPGINNRQVLEIYNASNHVLELIPGTKLCQLIFIRMFGTSKYNGFYKTQNSL
- the LOC126313327 gene encoding uncharacterized protein LOC126313327 — protein: MESYYDTRYASPHLHADLERGQYCGHFGGSYSVYHALCELKFKQDLTSFRTRRSADERIDPALMRLLSNSVVSRHWERIVTIDPWGLVAKRPTISSTTALLHIPEFELAPFIVEKDGNVVLQDGSVKTTKIAIDYVWNLPGISRRLGVEEKKLREALYKYTGDETLKKEELRAYLPPTEGVTVYLFGDIERLGNARTEVALRVHDECNSSDTFGSDMCTCRPYLIYAMQGAIECAQRGGIGVIIYFRKEGRSLGEVIKYRVYNARQNQEGGDRPEMYFKQTESIAGIQDARMQELMPDVILWLGISRIDKLLSMSSDKFEAIIGAGIEVMERVSLPEDYVPSGAMTEITAKIASGYASNSKLTEQVYEQIMDLNNVRAASKKVYELAKQNKTKYFSLHLEKLEWTIDFVTEVIRTNYPSGNIPHHSRWRHFEQVTSIEDLKKNWKCSDKEKVRRLVDLAVISVLLDAGTGTKWKYLDKDNRTLTRSEGLAKATLDMFEAGMFSSDPASPHRVNTLGILKLTFSDFKHALQHSITNPLASIDARYKVLQKFAESLALNPHVFGYEVIRPGNLVDWALRETRHDHSSQPLSMYTLFGTLVRTFSSVWPTNTPKIKQGDVWQYQLLKVPGVPGSDLVPFHKITQWVCYSLYEPLTSLGISISDLDALTALAEYRNGGLFFDSGVLSLKNPSDSDYEYDVGAELVIEWRSLTIALVDLIAPHIRKNLNMSESELPMSKILQGGTWDAGRKLAQRIRPDGSPPISIRLNGITF
- the LOC126313308 gene encoding rRNA 2'-O-methyltransferase fibrillarin-like — encoded protein: MSERGRGDRRGGMSRGGRGGAVRGNRGGMGGRGGRGGGGDRRKGREGNNNRQAKKKGGSKVIIEAHRHRGVFIARGKEDMLVTLNMVVGNTVYGEKKVVVEGSSPEEKKEYRQWNPFRSKLAACILRGIRDIYMGPGSKVLYLGAASGTTVSHVSDIVGPTGAVYAVEMAHRPGRELIEVAKIRTNIVPIIEDARYPAKYRMIVPMVDVLFADVAQRAQAQIFSINASNFLKNDGHFVISIKASCIDSTVAPSTVFSKVRDELIENQFKPIEQISLEPYERDHAVVTGVYRPSKKEKAPE